The proteins below are encoded in one region of Pseudomonas putida S13.1.2:
- the rpmB gene encoding 50S ribosomal protein L28 has protein sequence MSRVCQVTGKGPVTGNNISHANNKTRRRFLPNLQHHRFWVESEKRFVRLRVSAKGMRIIDKRGIDAVLVDIRKAGAKV, from the coding sequence ATGTCGAGAGTCTGTCAAGTTACTGGTAAGGGTCCAGTAACCGGGAACAACATTTCCCACGCAAACAACAAAACCCGTCGTCGTTTCCTGCCGAACCTGCAGCACCACCGTTTCTGGGTTGAATCCGAGAAGCGTTTCGTGCGTCTGCGCGTTTCCGCCAAGGGCATGCGTATCATCGACAAGCGCGGCATCGACGCCGTTCTGGTTGACATCCGTAAAGCTGGCGCCAAGGTTTAA
- a CDS encoding MFS transporter, with translation MRWGTYFAVLASVLSVGLALGVSMPLVSLRLEAWGYGSFAIGVMAAMPALGVLAGASLASRLAGWVGVPSAMRLCLWGGALSIGLLALLPSYPLWLLLRLMIGMSLTVVFILGESWINQLVVEQWRGRLVALYGSSYALSQLAGPLVLGFLGSDDDFGFWAATGLLLVAPLILLGRGGAPSTEACNVTFGDLFRFCRRLPVIAWAIALFASFEAMILTLLPVYCLQQGFTTEIALFMVSTVVVGDAVLQLPIGALADHMSRRTLFTGCAVSLLVSSLAIPLLLHTPVIWPLWVLFGASAGGLFTLSLVLIGERYRDDALVRANAHVAQLWGIGCLLGPLLAGAGSQWVSGHALLWLMAAGAAGLVVLTQRRGAFEAVSA, from the coding sequence ATGCGTTGGGGTACCTACTTCGCCGTACTGGCATCGGTGCTCAGTGTCGGGCTGGCGCTTGGCGTGAGCATGCCGCTGGTGTCCCTGCGCCTGGAGGCCTGGGGCTACGGCAGCTTTGCCATCGGCGTGATGGCGGCGATGCCGGCGCTGGGTGTGCTGGCAGGCGCCAGCCTGGCCAGCCGCCTGGCCGGCTGGGTTGGCGTACCTTCGGCGATGCGCCTCTGCTTGTGGGGAGGGGCGCTGTCGATAGGCCTGCTCGCGCTGCTACCCAGCTACCCGCTGTGGCTGCTGCTGCGGTTGATGATCGGCATGTCCCTGACCGTGGTGTTCATCCTCGGCGAAAGCTGGATCAACCAGCTGGTGGTCGAGCAATGGCGTGGCCGCCTGGTGGCGCTGTACGGCAGCAGCTACGCGTTGAGCCAGCTGGCCGGGCCGCTGGTGCTGGGCTTTCTCGGCTCCGATGACGACTTCGGTTTCTGGGCCGCGACGGGCCTGCTGCTGGTCGCGCCGCTGATTCTGCTGGGGCGTGGCGGTGCACCGAGCACGGAAGCCTGCAACGTTACCTTCGGCGACCTGTTCCGTTTCTGCCGGCGTTTGCCGGTGATCGCCTGGGCCATTGCCCTGTTCGCTTCGTTCGAGGCGATGATCCTTACCTTGCTGCCGGTGTATTGCCTGCAGCAGGGCTTCACCACCGAGATCGCCCTGTTCATGGTCAGTACCGTGGTGGTGGGTGATGCAGTGTTGCAATTGCCCATCGGCGCGTTGGCCGACCATATGTCGCGCCGCACCCTGTTCACCGGCTGCGCGGTGAGCCTGCTGGTGTCCAGCCTGGCGATTCCGCTCTTGCTGCATACCCCGGTGATCTGGCCGCTGTGGGTATTGTTCGGGGCGAGTGCAGGAGGGTTGTTCACCTTGTCGCTGGTGTTGATTGGCGAGCGCTACCGGGATGATGCGCTGGTGCGGGCCAACGCCCACGTGGCGCAACTGTGGGGTATTGGTTGCCTGCTCGGGCCTTTGCTGGCGGGGGCGGGGAGCCAGTGGGTAAGCGGGCATGCGCTGCTGTGGCTGATGGCGGCCGGGGCTGCGGGGTTGGTGGTGCTGACCCAGCGGCGTGGGGCTTTCGAGGCTGTTTCCGCCTGA
- a CDS encoding YkgJ family cysteine cluster protein, with protein sequence MSCNRHKIHFLRELIPSFECEPGCHDCCGPVTTSTEEMARLPRKSQAEQEAALERLDCVHLGPNGCTVYEERPMICRLFGTTPRMACPRGRGPEPMIDPAAEQLVHQFIATTRQVLV encoded by the coding sequence ATGTCCTGCAACCGCCACAAGATCCACTTCCTGCGCGAACTCATCCCCTCGTTCGAGTGCGAGCCCGGCTGCCACGATTGCTGCGGCCCGGTCACCACGTCGACGGAAGAAATGGCCCGCCTGCCGCGCAAGTCCCAGGCCGAGCAGGAAGCTGCCCTGGAGCGCCTGGACTGCGTGCACCTGGGCCCCAACGGTTGCACGGTGTATGAAGAGCGCCCGATGATCTGCCGCCTGTTTGGCACCACGCCACGCATGGCCTGCCCGCGTGGCCGTGGCCCTGAGCCGATGATCGACCCCGCAGCCGAGCAGCTCGTGCACCAGTTCATCGCCACCACCCGGCAGGTGCTGGTCTAG
- a CDS encoding NAD(P)/FAD-dependent oxidoreductase, translating into MIHSAQHAASYYAASSAPHPDYSFLQGEHSADVCIIGGGYSGLNTAIELAERGLSVILLEARKLGWGASGRNGGQLIRGVGHGLEQFLPVIGEEGVRSMKLMGLEAVQIVRERVEKHAIACDLTWGYCDLANKPAELLGFAEDAEELRSLGYAHELRLVGKDDIHSVVGADCYVGGLIDMGSGHLHPLNLALGEAAVASRLGVKLFEQSEVTRIDYGPEVQVHTAQGRVRAKTLVLCCNAYLNGLNRELGGKVLPAGSYIIATEPLGEERARALLPQNMAVCDQRVALDYYRLSADHRLLFGGACHYSGRDPKNIAAYMQPKMLKVFPQLADVRIDYQWGGMIGIGANRLPQVGRLASQPNVYYAQAYSGHGLNATHLAARLLGEAISGQASGRFDLFAKVPHITFPGGKHLRSPLLALGMLWHRLKELI; encoded by the coding sequence ATGATCCACAGCGCGCAGCACGCCGCCTCCTACTACGCCGCCAGCAGCGCGCCACACCCTGACTACTCCTTCCTGCAAGGCGAGCACAGCGCCGATGTATGCATCATTGGCGGCGGCTACTCGGGCCTGAACACTGCCATCGAGCTGGCCGAACGCGGCCTCTCGGTCATCCTGCTGGAAGCGCGCAAACTGGGCTGGGGCGCCAGTGGGCGCAATGGCGGGCAGTTGATCCGCGGCGTCGGCCACGGCCTGGAACAGTTCCTGCCGGTAATAGGCGAGGAAGGCGTGCGCAGCATGAAGCTGATGGGCCTGGAGGCCGTGCAGATCGTCCGCGAGCGGGTCGAGAAGCATGCCATCGCCTGCGACCTGACCTGGGGCTACTGCGACCTGGCCAACAAGCCGGCCGAGCTGCTGGGCTTTGCCGAAGACGCCGAAGAACTGCGCAGCCTGGGCTATGCGCACGAGCTGCGGCTGGTCGGCAAGGACGATATCCACAGCGTGGTCGGCGCCGACTGCTATGTGGGCGGGCTGATCGACATGGGCTCTGGCCACCTGCACCCGCTCAACCTGGCCTTGGGGGAAGCGGCCGTGGCCAGCCGCCTGGGTGTGAAGCTGTTCGAACAGTCCGAGGTTACCCGCATCGACTATGGCCCCGAAGTGCAGGTGCATACCGCCCAGGGCCGGGTACGCGCCAAGACCTTGGTGCTGTGCTGCAACGCCTACCTCAACGGCCTCAACCGCGAGCTGGGCGGCAAGGTGTTACCCGCCGGCAGCTACATCATCGCCACCGAGCCGCTGGGCGAAGAGCGCGCCCGCGCGTTGTTGCCGCAGAACATGGCGGTGTGTGACCAGCGCGTGGCGCTGGATTACTACCGGCTGTCCGCCGACCACCGCCTGCTGTTCGGCGGTGCCTGCCACTATTCAGGCCGCGACCCGAAAAACATCGCCGCCTACATGCAGCCCAAGATGCTCAAGGTGTTCCCGCAGCTGGCCGACGTGCGCATCGACTACCAATGGGGCGGCATGATCGGCATTGGCGCCAACCGCCTACCGCAGGTTGGCCGCCTGGCCAGCCAGCCGAACGTGTATTACGCCCAGGCCTATTCAGGCCATGGGCTCAACGCCACCCACCTGGCCGCGCGCCTGCTGGGCGAGGCCATCAGTGGCCAGGCAAGCGGGCGTTTCGACCTGTTCGCCAAAGTGCCGCATATCACCTTCCCTGGCGGCAAGCACCTGCGCTCGCCATTGCTGGCGCTGGGCATGCTGTGGCATCGCCTCAAAGAGCTGATCTGA
- a CDS encoding PLP-dependent aminotransferase family protein has translation MTLYLNLAELLGARIEQGLYRPGQRLPSVRALSVEHGVSLSTVQQAYRLLEDGGMVSPRPKSGYFVSDHRHLPALPAVSRPAQRPVDISQWEQVLELIRSTPRQDVVQLGRGMPDINSPTLKPLLRSLAQLSRRQDMPGLYYDNIHGNLALREQVARLMLDSGCRLSPADLVVTTGCHEALSCSIRAVCEPGDIVAVDSPSFHGAMQTLKGLGMKALEIPTDPVTGISLEALELALEQWPIKLIQITPSCNNPLGYIMPEARKKALLSLAQRYDVAILEDDVYGDLAYTYPRPRTLKSFDDDGRVLFCSSFSKTLAPGLRVGWVAPGRYLERVLHMKYISTGSSASQPQLAIADFIAGGHYQPHVRRMRSQYQRGRDLMSEWVTRYFPPGTRVSRPQGGFMLWVELPEHFDTLRLNRALLEQGVQVAVGSIFSASGKFRHCLRMNFAARPTPQIEAAVRKVGETALRLLDEESADA, from the coding sequence GTGACCCTGTACCTGAACCTCGCCGAGCTGCTCGGTGCCCGTATCGAGCAGGGCCTGTATCGCCCCGGCCAGCGCTTGCCCTCGGTGCGCGCCCTGAGCGTGGAACACGGGGTAAGCCTGAGCACCGTGCAGCAGGCTTATCGCCTGCTGGAAGACGGCGGCATGGTCTCGCCCAGGCCCAAATCCGGCTACTTCGTCAGCGACCACCGCCACCTGCCAGCCCTGCCCGCCGTCAGCCGCCCGGCCCAGCGCCCGGTGGATATCTCACAATGGGAGCAGGTGCTGGAGCTGATCCGCAGCACGCCGCGTCAGGATGTGGTCCAGCTCGGCCGTGGAATGCCCGACATCAACAGCCCTACCCTCAAGCCGCTGCTGCGTAGCCTTGCTCAGTTGAGCCGGCGCCAGGACATGCCTGGCCTGTATTACGACAACATCCACGGCAACCTGGCCCTGCGTGAGCAGGTAGCGCGGCTGATGCTCGACTCCGGCTGCCGCCTGAGCCCGGCCGACCTGGTCGTGACCACCGGTTGCCATGAGGCGTTGTCGTGCAGCATTCGCGCGGTCTGCGAGCCAGGCGACATCGTCGCTGTCGACTCGCCCAGCTTCCACGGCGCCATGCAAACCCTGAAGGGCCTGGGCATGAAGGCGCTGGAAATCCCCACCGACCCGGTGACCGGCATCAGCCTGGAGGCGCTGGAACTGGCCCTGGAGCAGTGGCCGATCAAGCTCATCCAGATCACCCCCAGCTGCAACAACCCGCTCGGCTACATCATGCCCGAGGCCCGCAAGAAGGCCCTTTTGAGCCTTGCCCAGCGCTACGACGTGGCGATTCTGGAGGACGATGTGTACGGCGACCTGGCCTACACCTACCCGCGTCCGCGTACCCTCAAGTCGTTCGACGACGATGGCCGCGTGCTGTTCTGCAGCTCGTTTTCCAAAACCCTCGCCCCCGGCCTGCGGGTGGGCTGGGTGGCGCCCGGGCGCTACCTGGAGCGGGTGCTGCACATGAAGTACATCAGCACCGGCAGCAGCGCCAGCCAGCCGCAGCTGGCCATCGCCGACTTCATCGCCGGCGGCCACTACCAGCCCCACGTGCGGCGCATGCGCAGCCAATACCAGCGTGGCCGAGACCTGATGAGCGAATGGGTAACCCGCTACTTTCCACCGGGCACCCGGGTCAGCCGCCCCCAGGGTGGCTTCATGCTGTGGGTGGAACTACCCGAACATTTCGATACGCTGCGCCTGAACCGGGCTTTACTGGAGCAAGGTGTGCAAGTTGCGGTGGGCAGCATCTTCTCGGCCTCGGGCAAGTTTCGCCACTGCCTGCGCATGAACTTCGCCGCGCGGCCGACGCCGCAGATCGAGGCTGCCGTGCGCAAGGTCGGGGAAACCGCCCTTCGTCTACTGGATGAAGAAAGCGCCGACGCGTAA
- the dadA gene encoding D-amino acid dehydrogenase, with protein MRVLVLGSGVIGTASAYYLARQGFEVTVVDRQPAVAMETSFANAGQISPGYASPWAAPGVPLKAIKWLLERHAPLAIKLTGDVDQYLWMAQMLRNCTASRYAVNKERMVRLSEYSRDCLDELRAETGIAYESRSLGTTQLFRTQAQVDAAAKDIAVLEQSGVPYELLDREGIARVEPALAGVKDILAGALRLPNDQTGDCQMFTTKLADMAIKLGVEFRFGQDIQRLDFAGDRINGVWIDGKLETADRYVLALGSYSPQMLKPLGIKAPVYPLKGYSLTVPITNGDMAPTSTILDETYKVAITRFDNRIRVGGMAEIAGFDLSLNPRRRETLEMIVNDLYPRGGDLSQASFWTGLRPATPDGTPIVGATAFRNLFLNTGHGTLGWTMACGSGRLLADLIARKKPQISAEGLDISRYGNSREATKHGQGAPVHQQ; from the coding sequence ATGCGAGTTCTGGTACTTGGTAGCGGTGTAATCGGAACCGCCAGTGCCTATTACCTGGCCCGGCAAGGTTTTGAAGTGACGGTGGTCGACCGCCAGCCGGCGGTGGCCATGGAAACCAGTTTTGCCAACGCAGGCCAGATCTCGCCCGGTTATGCCTCGCCCTGGGCCGCCCCAGGCGTGCCGCTGAAGGCCATCAAGTGGCTGCTGGAGCGCCACGCCCCCCTGGCCATCAAGCTCACCGGCGACGTCGACCAGTACCTGTGGATGGCGCAGATGCTGCGCAACTGCACCGCCAGCCGTTACGCGGTGAACAAGGAGCGCATGGTGCGCCTGTCCGAGTACAGCCGCGACTGCCTGGACGAATTGCGCGCCGAAACCGGCATTGCCTACGAAAGCCGCTCCCTGGGTACCACCCAGCTGTTCCGCACCCAGGCCCAGGTGGATGCCGCGGCCAAGGACATTGCCGTGCTTGAGCAGTCTGGCGTGCCTTACGAGCTGCTGGACCGCGAGGGGATTGCCCGCGTCGAGCCGGCCCTGGCTGGCGTGAAGGACATTCTGGCCGGCGCGCTGCGCCTGCCTAACGACCAGACCGGCGACTGCCAGATGTTCACCACCAAGCTCGCCGACATGGCCATCAAGCTGGGTGTGGAATTCCGTTTTGGCCAGGACATCCAACGCCTGGACTTCGCGGGCGACCGCATCAATGGCGTGTGGATCGACGGCAAGCTGGAAACCGCCGACCGCTACGTGCTGGCGCTGGGCAGCTACTCGCCGCAGATGCTCAAGCCGCTGGGTATCAAGGCCCCGGTTTACCCGCTGAAGGGCTACTCGCTGACCGTGCCGATCACCAACGGCGACATGGCCCCGACCTCGACCATCCTCGACGAGACCTACAAGGTCGCGATCACCCGTTTCGACAACCGTATCCGGGTTGGCGGCATGGCTGAAATCGCCGGTTTTGACCTGTCGCTGAATCCGCGCCGGCGCGAAACGCTGGAGATGATCGTCAACGACCTTTATCCTCGCGGTGGTGACCTGAGCCAGGCCAGCTTCTGGACCGGCCTGCGCCCGGCGACCCCGGACGGCACGCCGATCGTGGGTGCCACGGCGTTCCGCAACCTGTTCCTGAACACCGGTCACGGGACCCTGGGCTGGACCATGGCGTGCGGCTCCGGTCGCCTGCTGGCCGACCTGATTGCGCGCAAGAAACCGCAGATCAGTGCCGAAGGCCTGGACATTTCCCGTTATGGCAACAGCCGGGAAGCGACCAAGCACGGGCAGGGCGCGCCGGTTCACCAGCAGTAA
- a CDS encoding DUF1127 domain-containing protein produces the protein MGGMSDVRLQLLARELEAGQQAKVFNAPAGLGRWGLMLHRWHTRRALLQLTDDELRDVGLSWEQARTEGRKPFWKD, from the coding sequence ATGGGTGGCATGAGCGATGTGCGCTTGCAACTGTTGGCCAGGGAACTGGAAGCCGGGCAGCAGGCCAAGGTCTTCAACGCGCCGGCAGGGCTTGGGCGCTGGGGGCTGATGCTGCATCGCTGGCATACCCGCAGGGCGCTGTTGCAGCTGACGGATGACGAGTTGCGTGATGTCGGGCTGAGCTGGGAGCAGGCCCGTACTGAAGGGCGTAAACCCTTCTGGAAAGACTGA
- the dadR gene encoding transcriptional regulator DadR: protein MRTQHQSKRELDKIDRNILRILQNDGRISFTELGEKVGLSTTPCTERVRRLEREGIIMGYNARLNPQHLKGSLLVFVEISLDYKSGDTFEEFRRAVLKLPHVLECHLVSGDFDYLVKARISEMASYRKLLGDILLKLPHVRESKSYIVMEEVKESLCLPIPD, encoded by the coding sequence ATGAGAACCCAGCACCAGAGCAAGCGTGAACTGGACAAGATCGACCGTAACATCCTGCGGATCCTGCAGAATGACGGGCGTATTTCCTTCACCGAACTGGGCGAGAAAGTTGGGCTGTCCACCACCCCTTGCACCGAGCGGGTTCGCCGGCTGGAGCGCGAGGGCATCATCATGGGCTACAACGCCCGCCTGAACCCGCAGCACCTCAAGGGCAGCCTGCTGGTGTTCGTGGAAATCAGCCTGGACTACAAGTCGGGCGACACCTTCGAGGAGTTCCGCCGCGCGGTCTTGAAGCTGCCCCACGTGCTGGAATGCCACCTGGTGTCAGGTGACTTCGACTACCTGGTGAAGGCGCGTATTTCGGAGATGGCGTCGTACCGCAAGCTGCTTGGCGACATCCTGCTGAAGCTGCCGCACGTGCGCGAATCGAAGAGCTACATCGTGATGGAAGAGGTGAAAGAAAGCCTCTGCCTGCCGATCCCGGACTGA
- the rpmG gene encoding 50S ribosomal protein L33, with protein MRELIRLVSSAGTGHFYTTDKNKRTTPDKIEIKKYDPVVRKHVVYKEAKIK; from the coding sequence ATGCGTGAATTGATCCGTCTGGTTTCGAGTGCCGGTACCGGCCACTTCTACACCACCGACAAGAACAAGCGCACCACCCCGGACAAAATCGAGATCAAGAAATATGATCCGGTTGTTCGCAAGCACGTGGTGTACAAGGAAGCCAAGATCAAGTAA
- a CDS encoding phospholipase D family protein, with product MRLQHALPLLLVLLLGLAGCASVSAPRETSQALPANDSAFGRSVLRQAAPYGGRSGFRLLPNSNEAFRARAELIRNAQASIDLQYYIVHDGLSTRALVHELLRAADRGVRVRILLDDTTSDGLDTIMGTLDAHPNIQIRVFNPLHLGRSTGVTRAVGRLFNLSRQHRRMHNKLFLVDNSMAIVGGRNLGDEYFDAEPNLNFTDIDLLGIGPVAEQLGHSFDQYWNSALSRPITDFLWREPDANDLRASRHRLEVSLAEARTRRKALYDRLMAYQSQPRLDVWRNELIWAHAQVLWDAPSKVLADDEPDPQLLLSQQLAPDLANVHRELILASAYFVPGEPGLLYLTGRADAGVSVKLLTNSLEATDVPAVHGGYAPYRRALLEHGVQLFELRRQPGDPSAGRLSFSGSSDSSLHTKAIVFDRRKTFIGSFNFDPRSVLWNTEVGVLVDSPELAEYTRELAQQGMAPALSYQVKLMGDKLVWATEDNGQRHVLTSEPGGMWRRFNAWISKAVGLEKML from the coding sequence TTGAGACTCCAGCACGCCTTGCCTCTGCTGCTGGTGCTGCTGCTCGGCCTTGCCGGCTGCGCCAGCGTCAGCGCGCCCCGCGAAACCAGCCAGGCACTGCCCGCCAATGACTCCGCCTTTGGCCGCTCGGTGCTGCGCCAGGCCGCGCCTTACGGCGGTCGCTCGGGCTTTCGCCTGCTGCCCAACAGCAATGAAGCGTTCCGCGCCCGTGCCGAACTGATCCGCAACGCCCAGGCCAGCATCGACCTGCAGTATTACATCGTCCACGACGGCCTCAGCACCCGCGCCCTGGTGCATGAACTGCTGCGTGCCGCCGACCGTGGCGTGCGTGTGCGCATCCTGCTGGACGACACCACCAGCGACGGCCTGGACACCATCATGGGCACCCTCGATGCCCACCCCAACATCCAGATCCGCGTGTTCAACCCGCTGCACCTGGGCCGCAGCACCGGCGTAACACGCGCCGTGGGGCGGCTGTTCAACCTGTCGCGCCAGCACCGGCGCATGCACAACAAGCTGTTTCTGGTGGACAACAGCATGGCGATTGTCGGCGGGCGTAACCTGGGCGACGAGTATTTCGATGCCGAGCCCAACCTCAACTTCACCGACATCGACCTGCTGGGTATAGGCCCGGTGGCCGAGCAGCTGGGGCACAGCTTCGACCAGTACTGGAACAGCGCCCTCAGCCGGCCGATCACCGACTTCCTCTGGCGTGAGCCGGATGCCAACGACCTGCGGGCCAGCCGCCATCGCCTGGAAGTGTCGCTGGCCGAAGCCAGGACCCGGCGCAAAGCCCTGTACGACCGCCTGATGGCCTACCAGTCGCAGCCGCGCCTGGACGTATGGCGCAACGAGCTGATCTGGGCCCACGCCCAGGTGCTGTGGGATGCGCCCAGCAAGGTGCTGGCCGACGACGAACCGGACCCACAGTTGCTGTTGAGCCAGCAGCTGGCACCGGACCTGGCCAACGTGCACCGCGAGCTGATCCTGGCATCGGCCTACTTTGTGCCGGGCGAACCGGGCCTGCTGTACCTGACCGGCCGCGCCGACGCTGGCGTTTCGGTGAAGCTGCTCACCAACTCGCTGGAAGCCACCGACGTGCCGGCAGTGCATGGCGGCTATGCGCCCTATCGCAGGGCCTTGCTTGAGCATGGGGTACAGCTTTTTGAGCTTCGCCGCCAGCCAGGCGACCCCAGCGCGGGGCGGTTGAGTTTTAGTGGTAGCTCCGACTCGAGCCTGCACACCAAGGCGATCGTGTTCGACCGGCGCAAGACCTTCATCGGCTCGTTCAACTTCGACCCGCGTTCAGTGCTGTGGAACACCGAGGTTGGGGTGCTGGTAGACAGCCCGGAGCTGGCCGAATACACCCGCGAGCTGGCCCAGCAGGGCATGGCGCCTGCGCTGAGCTATCAGGTGAAACTGATGGGTGACAAGCTGGTGTGGGCGACCGAGGACAATGGCCAACGGCACGTGCTGACGTCTGAACCGGGTGGGATGTGGCGGCGGTTCAATGCCTGGATCAGCAAGGCGGTTGGCTTGGAGAAGATGTTGTAG
- a CDS encoding aldehyde dehydrogenase, with product MTTLTRADWEQRAQQLKIEGRAFINGEYTDAASGETFECLSPVDGRFLAKVASCDLADANRAVENARATFNAGVWSQLAPAKRKAKLIRFADLLRKNVEELALLETLDMGKPIGDSSSIDIPGAAQAIHWTAEAIDKVYDEVAPTPHDQLGLVTREAVGVVGAIVPWNFPLLMACWKLGPALATGNSVVLKPSEKSPLTAIRIAQLAIEAGIPAGVLNVLPGYGHTVGKALALHMDVDTLVFTGSTKIAKQLMVYAGESNMKRIWLEAGGKSPNIVFADAPDLQAAAEAAASAIAFNQGEVCTAGSRLLVERSIKDKFLPMVVEALKGWKPGNPLDPQTTVGALVDTQQMNTVLSYIEAGHKDGAKLLAGGKRTLEETGGTYVEPTIFDGVTNAMRIAQEEIFGPVLSVIAFDTAEEAIAIANDTPYGLAAGIWTSDISKAHKTARAVRAGSVWVNQYDGGDMTAPFGGFKQSGNGRDKSLHALEKYTELKATWIKL from the coding sequence ATGACTACCCTGACCCGTGCGGACTGGGAACAACGTGCCCAGCAACTGAAGATCGAAGGCCGCGCCTTCATCAACGGCGAATACACCGATGCCGCATCCGGTGAAACCTTCGAGTGCCTGAGCCCGGTCGACGGACGCTTCCTGGCCAAGGTTGCCAGCTGCGACCTGGCCGATGCCAATCGCGCTGTGGAAAACGCCCGCGCCACCTTCAACGCCGGCGTGTGGTCGCAACTGGCCCCGGCCAAGCGCAAGGCCAAGCTGATCCGCTTCGCCGACCTGCTGCGCAAGAACGTCGAAGAGCTGGCGCTGCTGGAAACCCTGGACATGGGCAAGCCGATCGGCGACTCCTCCAGCATCGACATCCCGGGTGCTGCGCAAGCCATTCACTGGACCGCCGAAGCCATCGACAAGGTCTACGATGAAGTCGCCCCGACCCCGCACGACCAGCTTGGCCTGGTTACCCGCGAAGCCGTGGGTGTGGTCGGTGCCATCGTACCGTGGAACTTCCCGCTGCTGATGGCCTGCTGGAAACTCGGCCCGGCGCTGGCTACCGGTAACTCGGTGGTGCTCAAGCCGTCCGAAAAATCGCCGCTGACCGCCATCCGCATTGCCCAGTTGGCCATCGAAGCCGGTATCCCGGCTGGCGTGCTGAACGTGCTGCCAGGCTATGGCCACACCGTAGGCAAGGCCCTGGCCCTGCACATGGATGTCGACACCCTGGTGTTCACCGGTTCGACCAAGATCGCCAAGCAGCTGATGGTGTATGCGGGCGAATCGAACATGAAGCGCATCTGGCTGGAAGCCGGTGGCAAGAGCCCGAACATCGTCTTTGCCGACGCGCCGGACCTGCAAGCTGCCGCCGAGGCCGCTGCCAGCGCCATCGCCTTCAACCAGGGCGAAGTGTGCACCGCAGGCTCGCGCCTGCTGGTCGAGCGTTCGATCAAGGACAAGTTCCTGCCGATGGTGGTCGAGGCCCTGAAAGGCTGGAAGCCAGGCAACCCGCTGGACCCACAGACCACGGTCGGTGCCTTGGTCGACACCCAGCAGATGAACACCGTGCTGTCGTACATCGAAGCTGGCCACAAGGACGGCGCCAAGCTGCTGGCCGGCGGCAAGCGCACCCTGGAAGAGACTGGCGGCACCTATGTCGAGCCGACCATCTTCGACGGCGTGACCAACGCCATGCGCATTGCCCAGGAAGAAATCTTCGGCCCAGTGCTGTCGGTGATTGCCTTCGACACCGCCGAAGAAGCCATCGCCATTGCCAACGACACGCCCTATGGCCTGGCGGCTGGTATCTGGACCTCGGACATCTCCAAGGCCCACAAGACCGCCCGTGCCGTGCGCGCTGGCAGCGTCTGGGTCAACCAGTACGACGGCGGCGACATGACCGCACCGTTCGGTGGCTTCAAGCAGTCGGGCAACGGCCGTGACAAGTCGCTGCATGCGCTGGAGAAATACACCGAGCTGAAGGCGACCTGGATCAAGCTGTAA
- a CDS encoding cupin domain-containing protein, with protein MRIDSIIDFAQVITEAERYRPAAEKILKGEPDQAVYNHYSSPCGQFAAGVWEGEVGQWTVNYTEHEYCEIVQGVSVLRDQDGGAKTLRAGDRFVIPAGFTGTWEVLEPCRKIYVMFEQK; from the coding sequence ATGAGAATCGACAGCATCATCGACTTCGCGCAGGTCATCACCGAGGCCGAACGCTACCGCCCGGCGGCGGAAAAAATCCTCAAGGGCGAGCCAGACCAGGCGGTCTACAACCACTACTCCAGCCCTTGCGGGCAGTTTGCCGCTGGCGTGTGGGAAGGCGAAGTGGGCCAGTGGACGGTGAACTACACCGAGCATGAGTATTGCGAAATCGTCCAGGGCGTTTCGGTGCTGCGCGACCAGGATGGCGGGGCCAAGACCCTGCGTGCCGGTGATCGGTTTGTCATCCCTGCCGGGTTCACGGGCACCTGGGAAGTGCTGGAACCTTGCCGCAAGATCTATGTGATGTTCGAGCAGAAGTAA